In a genomic window of Rubrobacter calidifluminis:
- the acpS gene encoding holo-ACP synthase: protein MSEKGAPTDGFVVPGIGVDVVDVGRMELALRRTPRIRRRLFTEAEIAYCEKYRFAVRHYAGRWAAKEAVTKALGCGLIQWNGVEVVRRPRRPPSVRLSGKIKEFADRVGVREEDLSISITHSELSAVAVCIVHGRGPS from the coding sequence GTGAGCGAGAAAGGAGCACCTACGGACGGTTTCGTCGTACCCGGAATCGGGGTGGATGTTGTTGACGTGGGACGCATGGAGCTCGCTCTCCGGCGCACCCCCAGAATCCGACGCCGCCTGTTCACCGAGGCGGAGATAGCCTACTGCGAGAAGTACCGCTTCGCCGTGCGCCACTACGCTGGCAGGTGGGCGGCCAAGGAGGCGGTGACCAAGGCGCTCGGATGCGGTCTGATCCAGTGGAACGGCGTCGAGGTCGTCCGGCGCCCGCGCCGTCCCCCCTCCGTCAGGCTCTCGGGCAAGATAAAGGAGTTCGCCGATCGGGTCGGGGTCAGGGAGGAGGATCTCTCGATCTCGATAACCCACTCCGAGCTCTCGGCGGTGGCGGTGTGCATCGTGCACGGGAGGGGACCGTCTTGA
- a CDS encoding GNAT family N-acetyltransferase, producing the protein MPDSGFRAVECGPGELGEVLSFLRTSLYGMPPPPAGFVDLVRREVRARSASVVALYDRVGIAGAATVRYRPSLSGAALFASVEDLCVRPDVRDRGLGRALLSEVERLCVARGISYVEVQTEEVGFYRSCGFEVEQGVLVLSRGLPALSQNSSTS; encoded by the coding sequence TTGCCGGATAGCGGGTTCCGGGCCGTCGAGTGCGGCCCGGGGGAGCTCGGGGAGGTTCTCTCCTTTTTGAGAACATCCCTGTACGGTATGCCACCCCCTCCCGCAGGATTCGTGGACCTGGTGCGCCGGGAGGTGCGGGCGCGCAGCGCCTCGGTCGTCGCGCTCTACGATCGAGTTGGGATCGCCGGGGCGGCCACGGTCCGCTATCGACCCAGCCTCTCGGGGGCCGCGCTCTTCGCCAGCGTGGAGGATCTGTGCGTGAGGCCCGACGTGAGGGACCGGGGGTTGGGCCGCGCCCTCCTTTCGGAAGTCGAGCGCCTGTGCGTCGCCAGGGGAATCTCCTACGTGGAGGTGCAGACGGAAGAGGTCGGGTTCTACCGCTCCTGCGGGTTCGAGGTCGAGCAGGGGGTTCTGGTGCTCTCGCGCGGGCTGCCCGCGCTCTCTCAGAACTCCAGCACCTCGTAG
- a CDS encoding xanthine dehydrogenase family protein molybdopterin-binding subunit: MGPERDGGGYVGRRVVRVEDGRLVRGEGTYVADMRPEGCLEAALVRSHVAHGRLEGVDLDAARAVPGVVGAYSAEDLPDLPAARPLFQSDVLEGREWPALARERVRFFGQTIAVVLAGDRYAAEDGVEAAGVAIEELPCVIDPTEAASTSAPELFEGLSNVVGEWEAGEPVGEDLWREAPVVVEASYRVPPLSHASIEARAILAEPGEGGALTVWVSHQAPHRLRRDLSELFGIPQEKVRVVVPDVGGAFGGKSETFPEYLAVVHLALRLGRPVRWIEDRTEALTAAVHGRGQNQRVRLAADRDGRMLALEVEADASTGAYPHYGVAPIFNMLRLLSGVYRIPRIHARARAVVTNTTPTAPYRGAGRPEAAYAVERTVDLLAARLGEDPAEVRRLNMIHPGELPHETPVGARYDSGDYPAALEKALEAADYGGWRAEQERRRREGGPPLGIGICCYVESAGVMGEYGAVEVRPDGEILALSGASSTGQGHETTFDQVVASVLGVEVGRIRVVEADTAAVPRGVGSYASRSMQVGGAALHRASLRLIEEARRRMAGLCGVSVEEVSCREGALRAGEEEMDLVRLASRTGALRVEEDFEPPQSFPYGCYVAVVEVDPELGVVRVLRLVAADDCGVAVNPLVVDGQIYGSLMQGLGQALYEEVPYDARGRPLVDHGLLDYLLPTFSELPSVRTVEMETPNPNTPLGAKGVGESGSIGAPPAVVNAVADALGHPDGLQMPLTPQACWMKTGVREGVGK; the protein is encoded by the coding sequence TTGGGTCCGGAGCGGGATGGAGGGGGTTACGTGGGACGCCGGGTCGTCCGGGTCGAGGACGGGCGGCTGGTGCGCGGTGAGGGAACCTACGTCGCGGACATGAGGCCCGAAGGTTGCCTGGAGGCGGCCTTGGTCCGCAGCCACGTCGCGCACGGGCGGCTCGAGGGGGTGGACCTCGACGCCGCGCGGGCGGTGCCGGGGGTCGTCGGGGCATACTCGGCGGAGGATCTGCCCGACCTCCCGGCGGCGCGGCCGCTCTTTCAGTCCGACGTGCTCGAAGGCAGGGAGTGGCCGGCGCTCGCGCGGGAAAGGGTGCGCTTCTTCGGTCAGACCATCGCCGTCGTCCTCGCCGGGGACCGGTACGCGGCCGAGGACGGGGTGGAGGCCGCCGGGGTCGCGATTGAAGAGCTTCCCTGCGTCATCGACCCGACGGAGGCGGCCTCCACCTCGGCGCCGGAGCTCTTCGAGGGGCTCTCCAACGTCGTGGGGGAGTGGGAGGCGGGGGAGCCTGTCGGGGAGGATCTCTGGCGCGAAGCCCCGGTGGTCGTCGAGGCATCCTACCGCGTACCGCCGCTCTCGCACGCCTCGATCGAGGCGCGCGCGATCCTGGCCGAGCCCGGGGAGGGCGGCGCCCTCACGGTGTGGGTTTCGCACCAGGCCCCCCACCGTCTGAGGAGGGACCTCTCCGAGCTGTTCGGTATCCCGCAGGAGAAGGTTCGGGTCGTCGTCCCGGACGTCGGCGGGGCGTTCGGCGGGAAGAGCGAGACCTTCCCGGAGTACCTCGCCGTGGTCCACCTGGCGCTGCGGCTCGGACGTCCGGTGCGCTGGATCGAGGACCGGACGGAGGCGCTGACCGCCGCCGTGCACGGGCGGGGGCAGAACCAGAGGGTCCGGCTCGCCGCCGACCGCGACGGCAGGATGCTCGCGCTCGAGGTCGAGGCCGACGCGAGCACCGGGGCCTACCCGCACTACGGGGTGGCGCCCATCTTCAACATGCTCAGGCTCCTCTCCGGCGTCTACCGCATTCCCCGCATCCATGCCAGGGCGCGCGCCGTCGTGACCAACACCACCCCGACCGCCCCCTACCGCGGCGCGGGCCGGCCCGAGGCCGCCTACGCCGTCGAGCGCACGGTCGATCTCCTCGCCGCCAGGCTCGGGGAGGACCCGGCGGAGGTGAGGCGACTGAACATGATCCACCCCGGAGAACTTCCTCACGAGACGCCGGTCGGGGCCCGCTACGACAGCGGCGACTACCCGGCGGCGCTCGAGAAGGCGCTCGAGGCCGCGGACTACGGGGGCTGGCGCGCCGAGCAGGAGCGCCGCCGGAGGGAGGGCGGGCCTCCGCTCGGCATCGGGATCTGCTGCTACGTGGAGAGCGCCGGGGTGATGGGTGAGTACGGCGCGGTCGAGGTGCGGCCCGACGGGGAGATCCTGGCCCTCTCCGGCGCCTCCTCGACCGGGCAGGGACACGAGACGACCTTCGACCAGGTCGTCGCCTCGGTCCTCGGGGTGGAGGTGGGGAGGATCAGGGTCGTCGAAGCCGACACCGCCGCCGTTCCCCGCGGCGTGGGCTCCTACGCGAGCCGTTCGATGCAGGTCGGAGGGGCGGCGCTCCACCGCGCCTCGCTCCGGCTCATCGAGGAGGCCCGGCGCAGGATGGCCGGCCTCTGCGGCGTCTCCGTCGAGGAGGTCTCCTGCCGGGAGGGTGCCCTGCGTGCCGGGGAGGAGGAGATGGACCTCGTCCGTCTCGCCTCGAGGACCGGGGCGCTGCGGGTGGAGGAGGACTTCGAGCCGCCGCAGTCCTTCCCCTACGGCTGCTACGTCGCCGTGGTCGAGGTCGACCCCGAGCTCGGCGTCGTGCGCGTCCTGCGGCTCGTCGCCGCCGACGACTGCGGGGTCGCCGTCAACCCGCTCGTGGTGGATGGTCAGATCTACGGCTCCCTGATGCAGGGTCTCGGGCAGGCGCTCTACGAGGAGGTGCCCTACGACGCGCGGGGGCGGCCGCTCGTGGACCACGGCCTCCTCGACTACCTGCTTCCGACCTTCTCCGAGCTTCCATCAGTCCGCACGGTCGAGATGGAGACCCCGAACCCGAACACCCCTCTCGGCGCGAAGGGAGTTGGAGAGTCCGGATCCATCGGTGCGCCCCCGGCGGTGGTGAACGCCGTCGCGGACGCCCTCGGCCACCCCGACGGGCTCCAGATGCCACTGACGCCGCAGGCCTGCTGGATGAAGACGGGGGTCCGGGAGGGGGTGGGGAAGTGA
- a CDS encoding CBS domain-containing protein, translating to MEERDIRGMKVGEVMHEDWPTLKPDDTVEDAIKLFARRNVSGVPVEEDGRLVGVVTEGDLIFQDADVRAPGFLDILGGMIPLGSWSEYRREALKSAGVTMDEVMTRDPVVISPDATLSEAATVMAGRRIKLLPVVEGDVLRGVITRRDILLLHVLNPDLSAEEEG from the coding sequence ATGGAAGAGCGTGATATCAGGGGCATGAAGGTCGGCGAGGTCATGCACGAGGACTGGCCGACGCTGAAGCCGGACGATACGGTCGAGGACGCCATAAAACTCTTCGCCCGGCGCAACGTCTCCGGGGTGCCGGTCGAGGAAGATGGAAGGCTCGTCGGGGTTGTGACGGAGGGGGACCTCATCTTTCAGGACGCGGACGTGAGGGCTCCCGGTTTCCTCGACATCCTGGGGGGTATGATCCCTCTCGGCAGCTGGTCCGAGTACCGCCGGGAGGCCCTGAAGAGCGCCGGGGTTACCATGGACGAGGTGATGACCCGCGACCCGGTGGTCATCTCCCCGGACGCGACGCTCTCGGAGGCGGCGACGGTGATGGCCGGGCGCAGGATAAAGCTCCTGCCGGTCGTCGAGGGCGATGTCTTGCGCGGTGTGATCACCAGGCGGGACATCCTGCTCCTTCACGTGCTCAACCCCGATCTCTCGGCCGAAGAGGAGGGCTGA
- a CDS encoding diacylglycerol/lipid kinase family protein yields MGPAIIIGNPTSGQRGSPKLLERCAEQLRSRLGSVELWFTEYPGHARELAAAAGDTLVVAAGGDGTVNEVVNGLSPGATLGIIPLGTANVLAQELGIPLDPEAACERIAERRHAVMDLGVATDARGDSRLFACMAGIGFDARVVQAVDPEMKHRLGKAAFILTAVRLYLTGYFPPCRLHIERDGGYEKVVEEVRLAVLANVTHYGGPFRVSSRADLMRSGELDLVVMERITSLLRPDILIPFMARLPLDLSVRSFDITRARAESMDGRVIPVQLDGEPWGNLPMTFDVRAGALRVFR; encoded by the coding sequence ATGGGCCCGGCGATCATAATCGGCAACCCCACCTCGGGGCAGCGAGGCTCCCCGAAGCTCCTGGAGCGCTGCGCGGAGCAGCTGCGCAGCCGGCTGGGCAGCGTCGAGCTCTGGTTCACGGAATACCCGGGGCACGCGCGGGAGCTGGCCGCGGCCGCGGGGGACACTCTCGTCGTCGCCGCCGGGGGAGACGGAACGGTGAACGAGGTGGTCAACGGCCTCTCACCCGGCGCCACGCTCGGCATCATCCCCCTGGGCACGGCGAACGTGCTCGCCCAGGAACTCGGCATCCCACTCGATCCCGAGGCCGCCTGCGAGCGCATCGCAGAGCGCCGGCACGCTGTGATGGACCTCGGGGTGGCCACGGACGCGCGCGGCGACAGCCGCCTGTTCGCGTGCATGGCCGGCATAGGTTTTGACGCCCGGGTGGTCCAGGCTGTGGATCCAGAGATGAAGCACCGTCTCGGTAAGGCGGCCTTCATCCTCACCGCCGTGCGACTCTACCTCACGGGCTACTTTCCGCCGTGCAGGCTGCACATCGAGCGCGACGGAGGCTACGAAAAGGTCGTCGAGGAGGTCAGGCTCGCCGTGCTCGCGAACGTGACCCACTACGGGGGGCCGTTCCGGGTCTCCTCCCGCGCTGATCTGATGCGCAGCGGCGAGCTGGACCTGGTAGTCATGGAGCGCATAACCTCGCTCCTGCGCCCGGACATCCTGATCCCGTTCATGGCCCGCCTGCCGCTGGACCTCTCCGTGCGCTCCTTCGACATCACGCGGGCCCGGGCGGAGTCCATGGACGGGAGGGTGATCCCGGTACAGCTCGACGGCGAGCCCTGGGGGAACCTGCCGATGACCTTCGACGTCCGGGCCGGAGCGCTGCGCGTGTTCCGCTAG
- the glmS gene encoding glutamine--fructose-6-phosphate transaminase (isomerizing) gives MCGIVGYAGGKRSVEVLMEGLRRLEYRGYDSAGLAVQLEDGGFEVLRRVGPLRELERAVAERDGGFGLVRAGIGHTRWATHGRPSERNAHPHLGNGGRVAVVHNGIIENHQKLRGDLERRGFEFRSETDTEVVAHLLSERLEAGMSLPEAFGEVMGLLEGTFAIAAISADEPGTVVAGRRQSPLVVGLGEGENFLASGVPALLGFTHRFLVVESGEMVVISGSEVRLAGPGGEPVEREPFEVEWDAEAVELGGFSDYMSKEIHEQPRAVRATLDGRLGEDGVVDLSEVGLDLSGVRRVVVVACGTAYHAGLLGKYYIERYARVPVEVAVASEYRYSDPIGDPGTLVVAISQSGETTDTLAAVEAARSFGGRVLAVTNTRGSLITREADGVLLTRTGPEICVAATKTFVAQVVALELLAMELARCRGTLPDERLQELATELRLAPERIQNTLELVSCSLEQAVSLFEEARCCLFLGRGIAYPVALEGALKLKEISYLPAEGYPAGEMKHGPIALIDETCPVVALFGDGVHREKTLSNVYETMARGARVVAVAPPDDREAAQMASAVLPVARAPEAVVPLVLTVPLQMLAHGVARERGLDVDKPRNLAKSVTVE, from the coding sequence TTGTGCGGCATAGTCGGTTATGCGGGTGGTAAAAGAAGCGTGGAAGTCCTCATGGAAGGGCTCCGGCGCCTCGAGTACAGAGGCTATGATTCGGCAGGTCTCGCGGTACAGCTCGAGGACGGCGGTTTCGAGGTTCTGCGCCGGGTCGGACCGCTGAGGGAGTTGGAGCGGGCCGTCGCGGAGAGGGATGGCGGTTTTGGTCTGGTGAGGGCTGGTATAGGGCACACACGCTGGGCTACACACGGCCGTCCGAGCGAGCGCAACGCGCACCCACACCTGGGGAACGGGGGCAGGGTCGCCGTGGTGCACAACGGGATAATAGAGAATCACCAGAAGCTCAGGGGTGATCTGGAGCGGAGGGGCTTCGAGTTCCGCTCGGAGACCGACACCGAGGTCGTCGCCCACCTGCTCTCCGAGCGTCTGGAGGCGGGGATGTCTCTGCCGGAGGCTTTCGGCGAGGTGATGGGCTTGCTGGAGGGTACGTTCGCCATAGCCGCCATCAGCGCCGACGAGCCCGGGACGGTGGTCGCGGGGCGGCGCCAGAGCCCGCTGGTGGTCGGGCTCGGGGAGGGGGAGAACTTCCTGGCGAGCGGGGTGCCCGCGCTGCTCGGCTTCACGCACCGCTTCCTCGTCGTGGAGAGCGGTGAGATGGTGGTGATCAGCGGGTCGGAGGTGAGGCTTGCCGGACCCGGGGGAGAACCGGTGGAGAGGGAACCCTTCGAGGTCGAGTGGGATGCCGAGGCGGTCGAGCTCGGAGGGTTTTCGGACTACATGTCCAAGGAAATCCACGAGCAGCCCCGGGCAGTCAGGGCCACCCTCGACGGGCGTCTCGGGGAGGATGGGGTGGTGGACCTCTCGGAAGTCGGGCTTGATCTCTCCGGGGTGAGGCGGGTCGTGGTGGTGGCCTGCGGGACCGCATACCACGCCGGTCTGCTCGGAAAGTACTACATAGAGCGCTACGCGCGGGTTCCGGTGGAGGTGGCGGTGGCGAGCGAGTACCGCTACTCGGATCCCATAGGAGACCCCGGCACGCTCGTCGTGGCGATCTCGCAGAGCGGGGAGACCACCGACACACTGGCCGCCGTCGAGGCCGCTAGGTCGTTCGGGGGGAGGGTGCTCGCGGTGACCAACACGCGGGGATCGCTCATCACCCGCGAGGCCGACGGGGTGCTCCTTACCCGGACCGGACCGGAGATATGCGTCGCCGCGACCAAGACCTTCGTGGCACAGGTGGTGGCGCTCGAACTGCTCGCGATGGAGCTCGCCCGGTGCCGGGGCACCCTTCCGGACGAACGTTTGCAAGAGCTGGCGACGGAGTTGCGCCTCGCGCCGGAGAGGATACAGAACACGCTCGAGCTCGTCTCCTGTAGCCTGGAGCAGGCCGTCTCGCTCTTCGAGGAGGCGCGCTGTTGCCTGTTCCTCGGGCGTGGGATCGCCTACCCGGTCGCGCTCGAGGGGGCGCTGAAGCTCAAGGAGATCTCCTACCTGCCCGCTGAGGGCTATCCCGCGGGCGAGATGAAGCACGGCCCGATAGCACTCATCGACGAGACCTGCCCGGTGGTGGCGCTCTTCGGGGACGGCGTTCACCGCGAGAAGACCCTCTCCAACGTGTATGAGACGATGGCGCGCGGGGCGCGCGTCGTCGCCGTCGCACCGCCCGACGACCGGGAGGCCGCGCAGATGGCCTCTGCGGTGCTGCCGGTAGCGCGGGCGCCGGAGGCCGTTGTCCCGCTCGTGCTCACCGTGCCTCTGCAGATGCTGGCCCACGGGGTCGCCAGGGAGCGTGGGCTGGACGTGGACAAGCCGCGCAACCTGGCAAAGAGCGTCACCGTGGAGTGA
- a CDS encoding CynX/NimT family MFS transporter, whose protein sequence is MKEPDGPRRGIPRPKTTGVLAVAGVFLIAANMRAPITGVGPLLGEIRRDTGLSSGAAGWLTTIPLLAFSVLSLASPGLARRLGLERSLFVAAVLLAAGLVVRSLPAVPTLFLGTAVVGTAIAVINVLLPGLIKQDFPRSVGVMTGAYTTTMSFMGAVSSGISVPLAQRGGLGWRGALGCWVVLAAAAAVVWLVRLRDGRRAPEGSSRSIRSLLRAPLAWQVTMFMGLQSVIFYVMVTWLPEILRSEGMDAASAGWMLSIFQLVGLPATFLVPALAGRRPSQRGPVALTVTLSGLGLLGLLLAGGVAPALWVVLMGIGGGSFISLSYTFFSLRAPDAQSVSALSGMAQFFGYLLAAIGPVLFGYLYEATGGWTVPLVLLFLVIVALFFSGLGAARDARIAPADGDPGDGRKG, encoded by the coding sequence TTGAAGGAGCCGGACGGCCCGAGGAGAGGGATCCCCCGCCCGAAGACCACCGGGGTGCTCGCCGTCGCTGGTGTCTTCTTGATCGCCGCGAACATGCGCGCCCCCATAACCGGGGTCGGCCCTTTGCTCGGCGAAATCCGGCGGGATACCGGGCTCTCCAGCGGGGCGGCGGGGTGGCTGACCACGATCCCGCTCCTGGCCTTTTCGGTGCTCTCCCTGGCTTCTCCGGGGCTCGCCCGCAGGCTCGGTCTGGAGCGTTCGCTCTTCGTGGCGGCGGTTCTCCTGGCCGCGGGGCTCGTGGTCCGCTCCCTGCCCGCCGTCCCGACTCTCTTCCTCGGCACGGCGGTCGTGGGGACCGCGATAGCCGTCATAAACGTTTTGCTACCCGGCCTCATCAAGCAGGACTTCCCCCGCAGCGTCGGCGTCATGACCGGGGCGTACACGACGACGATGAGCTTCATGGGGGCGGTCTCCTCCGGCATCAGCGTACCCCTCGCCCAGCGGGGCGGTCTCGGGTGGCGCGGGGCGCTCGGCTGCTGGGTGGTTCTGGCGGCGGCCGCGGCGGTGGTGTGGCTGGTGCGGCTGAGGGACGGACGCCGCGCACCCGAGGGCTCCTCGCGCAGCATCCGCAGCCTGCTGCGAGCGCCGCTCGCCTGGCAGGTGACGATGTTCATGGGGTTGCAGTCGGTGATCTTCTACGTGATGGTGACCTGGCTTCCGGAGATACTCCGCTCCGAGGGGATGGATGCGGCGAGCGCCGGGTGGATGCTCTCGATCTTCCAGCTCGTCGGGCTCCCGGCGACCTTCCTCGTCCCCGCGCTCGCCGGCCGCCGCCCGAGCCAGCGCGGTCCCGTGGCGCTCACCGTCACGCTCTCCGGGCTCGGTTTACTGGGCCTGCTTCTGGCCGGCGGTGTCGCGCCCGCGCTTTGGGTGGTGTTGATGGGGATCGGAGGGGGGTCTTTCATAAGCCTCTCGTACACCTTCTTCTCGCTGCGCGCCCCGGACGCACAGAGCGTCTCCGCTCTCTCCGGCATGGCGCAGTTCTTCGGGTACCTGCTCGCGGCGATCGGTCCGGTTCTCTTCGGATACCTCTACGAGGCGACCGGAGGCTGGACGGTCCCCCTCGTGCTTTTGTTCCTGGTGATCGTCGCCCTGTTCTTCTCGGGGCTCGGGGCGGCGCGCGACGCCCGGATCGCGCCTGCAGACGGCGATCCTGGAGACGGGAGGAAAGGATAG
- a CDS encoding NAD(P)H-hydrate dehydratase: protein MRLYTAAEMSRADENAQSLGIPGVVLMERAGSAMARLALERFSPERALVVAGGGNNGGDGFVVARELHRAGVEVVVCATREEYRGDPETNLRTLQNLGVRFCGREELADELAAADLVVDALLGTGFSGEVREDAARIIREINASGARVFSVDVPSGVDGSTGEVGGEAVRAWLTACAHAVKVGCVVSPGCDHAGEVVAVDIGVPVEAEVEPSVVLGDREELHGLVPRTAQPAHKYSAGTLLVVAGSRRMTGAAVMSVLGAQRAGCGIVFLVVPAGAAAAVDARLTEAIVSGAPEDGEGHLTSEALGEVLERAERASAVVVGPAIGRTGESRHLVEGILREVEVPVLLDADGVTSLAGSDALARREAPTVITPHAGELGRILDVGAGEISARRLHHAREAARRFGCCVLLKGNDTIVAEGERVSVNPTGSVALATAGTGDVLSGVIGALLSRGMGVYDAARVGAWAHGRAAHLWLEETGWPAESMVATDLVPLLPRALRELV, encoded by the coding sequence TTGAGACTCTACACCGCAGCCGAGATGTCGCGGGCGGACGAGAACGCGCAGTCCCTCGGCATCCCCGGCGTCGTGCTGATGGAACGGGCGGGCTCGGCGATGGCCCGCCTCGCGCTCGAGAGGTTCTCGCCCGAGAGGGCCCTCGTCGTGGCCGGGGGAGGCAACAACGGCGGGGACGGGTTCGTCGTGGCGCGGGAGCTGCACCGCGCCGGGGTCGAGGTCGTGGTCTGCGCGACGAGAGAGGAATACCGGGGCGACCCGGAGACGAACCTCCGGACGCTGCAAAACCTCGGGGTGCGTTTCTGCGGGAGGGAGGAGCTTGCCGACGAGCTGGCCGCGGCGGACCTCGTGGTCGACGCGCTTTTGGGCACCGGATTCTCCGGGGAGGTGCGCGAGGACGCAGCACGGATCATCCGGGAGATCAACGCCTCCGGGGCGCGTGTGTTCTCGGTGGACGTGCCCTCCGGGGTCGACGGCTCGACGGGAGAGGTGGGCGGCGAGGCGGTGCGGGCCTGGCTGACGGCCTGCGCGCACGCGGTGAAGGTGGGTTGCGTGGTCTCGCCGGGCTGCGATCACGCCGGGGAGGTCGTGGCGGTGGACATCGGCGTCCCGGTCGAAGCGGAGGTAGAGCCCTCCGTCGTCCTGGGCGACCGCGAGGAGCTGCACGGGCTCGTGCCCCGCACCGCGCAGCCGGCGCACAAGTACTCGGCGGGGACGCTGCTCGTCGTCGCCGGCTCCCGTCGGATGACCGGGGCCGCGGTGATGAGCGTCCTCGGGGCACAGCGGGCCGGGTGCGGCATAGTCTTCCTGGTGGTGCCCGCGGGCGCCGCGGCGGCTGTGGACGCGCGCCTCACCGAGGCGATAGTCTCCGGCGCGCCCGAGGACGGGGAGGGGCACCTGACATCGGAGGCGCTCGGGGAGGTGCTCGAGAGGGCCGAGAGGGCCTCGGCGGTCGTCGTGGGGCCGGCGATCGGACGGACCGGGGAGAGCCGCCACCTGGTCGAGGGCATTCTGCGCGAGGTGGAGGTGCCGGTGCTCCTCGACGCCGACGGGGTGACGAGCCTGGCCGGCTCTGACGCCCTCGCCCGCCGTGAGGCTCCGACCGTGATCACGCCGCACGCCGGCGAGCTCGGTCGGATTCTCGATGTGGGGGCGGGGGAGATCTCCGCCCGCCGCCTCCACCACGCGCGGGAGGCGGCGAGGAGGTTCGGATGCTGCGTCCTCCTGAAAGGGAACGACACGATAGTCGCCGAAGGGGAGAGGGTCTCTGTGAACCCCACGGGCAGCGTCGCGCTCGCCACCGCCGGGACCGGGGACGTGCTCTCCGGGGTGATAGGGGCCCTGCTCTCGCGCGGGATGGGCGTCTACGATGCGGCCCGGGTGGGGGCCTGGGCGCACGGCCGGGCCGCGCACCTTTGGCTCGAGGAGACCGGATGGCCCGCCGAGAGCATGGTCGCCACCGATCTCGTACCCCTCCTCCCGCGTGCCCTACGCGAGCTCGTGTAG
- a CDS encoding FAD binding domain-containing protein: MKPAPFDYLVARSVREAVSALAERPSQARVLAGGQSLVLEMNYRRERPALLVDINHVPGLDGIEVEGGELRVGALARHRDFEEPVARDPLGRLLERVSRHIAHPPIRARGTMVGSLAYAHPAAEWPAVAVALDARLELAGPEGVRTVRAGEFFRGPFATARRPEEMITGVRLPLLGEGSGVGFVELRRTGASFALVAALAAITVEGGVITSSRVALAGAADRPLRVRGVEEALAGDPPSDETFAGAERRAALEADPVPEPHAGVEYRRHAAGVLVRRALERAAEDLEVNS, encoded by the coding sequence GTGAAGCCCGCACCTTTCGACTACCTGGTCGCACGCAGCGTGCGGGAGGCCGTATCCGCGCTCGCGGAGCGCCCCTCCCAGGCGCGCGTACTCGCCGGCGGACAGAGCCTGGTGCTGGAGATGAACTACCGGCGCGAACGTCCGGCGCTGCTCGTGGACATAAACCACGTCCCCGGCCTCGATGGGATAGAGGTCGAGGGCGGTGAGCTACGGGTCGGTGCGCTCGCCCGCCACCGCGATTTCGAGGAACCGGTCGCGCGTGACCCCCTGGGCCGGCTGCTCGAGCGGGTGAGCCGCCACATTGCCCACCCCCCGATCCGGGCGCGGGGGACGATGGTCGGAAGCCTGGCCTACGCCCATCCGGCCGCCGAGTGGCCCGCCGTGGCCGTCGCCCTGGACGCCCGCCTGGAGCTGGCCGGCCCGGAGGGCGTGAGGACGGTTCGCGCCGGGGAGTTCTTCCGGGGGCCGTTCGCGACCGCCCGCCGGCCGGAGGAGATGATCACGGGTGTGCGCCTGCCGCTTCTCGGGGAGGGCAGCGGCGTGGGCTTCGTCGAGCTGCGTCGGACCGGGGCGAGCTTCGCGCTCGTGGCGGCGCTCGCCGCGATCACCGTCGAGGGAGGCGTAATCACCTCCTCCCGCGTCGCCCTCGCCGGGGCCGCGGACCGCCCGCTGAGGGTGAGAGGCGTGGAGGAGGCGCTCGCCGGAGATCCGCCGTCGGACGAGACGTTCGCCGGGGCGGAGAGGCGCGCCGCCCTCGAAGCCGACCCGGTCCCGGAGCCTCACGCGGGGGTGGAGTACAGGCGCCACGCCGCCGGGGTGCTGGTGCGCCGGGCGCTCGAACGGGCGGCGGAGGACCTGGAGGTGAACTCGTGA
- a CDS encoding GNAT family N-acetyltransferase: MRYTIRPGRREDAIEAARLWMQSAEEHTAYDSVYSTSSQSEKTMRRFLLDLVASRNAFLIVAVTEPEERVIGFISGEIREGSPAFSPRTWVAVDDIFVLPEYRSLGVGRALFERARAWAEQKGATGMSLQVAAANRRGRKFYENLGFREVSIYEVLEF; this comes from the coding sequence TTGCGGTACACGATCCGCCCGGGCAGGAGGGAGGACGCGATCGAAGCGGCGAGGCTCTGGATGCAGAGCGCGGAGGAGCATACCGCCTACGACAGCGTCTACTCCACGTCCTCTCAATCGGAGAAGACCATGCGCCGTTTCCTGCTCGACCTGGTCGCGAGCCGAAATGCCTTCCTGATCGTTGCCGTCACCGAGCCGGAAGAGAGGGTCATAGGCTTCATCTCCGGGGAGATCAGGGAAGGGTCCCCGGCGTTCAGCCCCAGGACGTGGGTCGCGGTGGACGACATCTTCGTCCTCCCCGAGTACAGGAGCCTGGGCGTCGGCCGGGCGCTCTTCGAACGGGCCCGCGCCTGGGCGGAGCAGAAGGGCGCCACCGGCATGTCGCTGCAGGTGGCTGCGGCGAACCGCCGCGGGCGCAAGTTCTACGAGAACCTGGGCTTCCGCGAGGTCTCCATCTACGAGGTGCTGGAGTTCTGA